ACACCTGTGGCTGTGGATGTAGCTTCTGCTGAACTCTTAGATGTATAGTATGTGTGGAGTAGTTGCACGCTCtgtttcatcatcatcatcataatgtAATGTAAAAAAGTCGGGCCCAAGTGGCTCAGTTGCTCTTGTCTTTCTCTGTGGCTTCTGGTTTGTGGATCCCTATCTCCTGCATCTGCTGTTCGACAGGGACGAAGCCGGTCTCCGCGAGGAACCTGCAACGTGCAGAAATTGCAGCTCGCTAAGATTGTTCGTCGCAATAGAGGGTAGATCGCGTGTGGGGAGAGGGTAGGAGAGGGCAGGGGAGACCTGTTGAGGAGCACGAATAGAACCGCGCCGATGGTTATGAGCAGAAGGACGTGCCCGACGATCACAAAGTCGCTTGAGAAAAAGGCTAGGTAAAGCATCGCGGTGAAGCAGAATGCCAGTAGCAAAAATGTGATCTGGAGCACGACCCACGTGGGAGCCTACACCAACAAGATAAACATCGGTTAGGGTACTTTACAGTTATTTGTGCATTCCATAACCACATAAGAAAAGGGAACAATATTATGACTAAATCTGAGGCTGAATACAGGAATATATCATAAAGCACGAGGTCAAATTAAATTTAACGGTGAACATAATAACGCACATTGCAGTATTTCTTACATTAACACCAGAGGACAAGGCTCCCACCAAGATAGCTTCAGCTGATGATACTTGATTTGGCGATTGTCCTGCCATTCTCACCCAAATTTATAGGCACTGGCACAAATAACAACACGTTATCACCTATATGCTTCTGCGTGAAACAATAATGGTTCTAGATGACACATAAATGTAGAATGATATGTAACATCCCAGGTACTAATTCTGCCTTAAGTGCCGCCGCACTACACTAAAATCCGATCAAGTCAGTATTTATTCAGAAAAGCCAACACAGTTTCTCTTGTGGGCATCGACAGCCTCAAATTCATACTATATCACCACTTGTAAGCATAAAAGCAGGTATAAAGCTCGATGTTACTGCACATAAACATATGATAATCACAGCACCATGCCAACAATCTGTAACACTAAGCAAGATATACGATGCACTAAGTATATGTTAAGTCATGTGAGTTTCCAAAAGTTGTAGGAGTGCTACACCTATATCCAAATGCATGCTATTTGCTTAGTGCCAAAAAATATATGCAATAATGCAAGAGTGAAAACATAAATACAGACCCATTTGAACATAAAACCATAGCAGGCAATACTCTGGGTTATAACATAAGATCCTGCCAATAACTTCGTCGGGTAAACCAATACTTCGAATGAGCATCCCAAACTATTTACTGTTCACTTTGTTACCAACCTCTCCAAAATAGATCAACTATGTGAATTCTGACCAACCTAGGTCAAGGACACCGGTAGTCACAAGCTAACTTACTAATCCATCTCACTGTCCTAGCTGCGTTTTTTTTTACTTTCTTACCAACCCAGCTTTAAAACAAATCTCTCAAAATACACGGTGGTATGCACGATTACTGAACAAAACACTAGCTCCAAATAAACAGCAGCTCTAAATAAACGGCAATATGCAACCATACAAAAAGGGGAAACTCATGCACCTTGCCATAACCATGATGCCACAGTTAAGAAGTTACTCTACGATAAGAACAATATTGCCACCAATTGCAGCTAAGCCTCACACAGAACTCCCTAAAACCCCAAATTTGCTTATCCAGTTTTCATTTACCATATCCCCTATTTTCTGTGT
This Triticum urartu cultivar G1812 unplaced genomic scaffold, Tu2.1 TuUngrouped_contig_6636, whole genome shotgun sequence DNA region includes the following protein-coding sequences:
- the LOC125530888 gene encoding uncharacterized protein LOC125530888; the encoded protein is MAGQSPNQVSSAEAILVGALSSGVNAPTWVVLQITFLLLAFCFTAMLYLAFFSSDFVIVGHVLLLITIGAVLFVLLNRFLAETGFVPVEQQMQEIGIHKPEATEKDKSN